From Syntrophorhabdus sp., a single genomic window includes:
- the gspG gene encoding type II secretion system major pseudopilin GspG, producing MRKIFSGQNRKGFTLIELLVVMVIVGLLAALVAPRLFPKLGKGKQAAAKAQIELLGQALDQMRLDVGRYPTTQEGLNMLAVNPGVEGWDGPYLKKALPNDPWGKPYSYQSPGSHGEYDLFSYGRDASPGGEGEDADVTSWQ from the coding sequence ATGAGAAAGATCTTTAGCGGGCAGAACAGAAAAGGCTTCACCCTCATCGAACTCCTCGTTGTCATGGTCATTGTGGGTCTTCTGGCGGCCCTGGTGGCGCCGAGGCTCTTTCCCAAGCTGGGCAAGGGGAAACAGGCCGCCGCGAAGGCCCAGATCGAGCTTCTCGGACAGGCCCTGGACCAGATGAGGCTTGATGTCGGACGATATCCCACCACCCAGGAAGGCCTCAACATGCTTGCCGTGAACCCCGGAGTGGAGGGCTGGGACGGGCCCTACCTGAAGAAGGCCCTGCCCAATGACCCCTGGGGTAAACCGTACAGTTACCAATCCCCGGGAAGTCACGGGGAATATGATCTCTTTTCCTACGGGAGAGACGCATCGCCCGGCGGAGAAGGCGAAGACGCGGACGTGACGAGCTGGCAGTAG